One genomic segment of Paraburkholderia caffeinilytica includes these proteins:
- a CDS encoding DMT family transporter yields MSTTALPARRAPDSFAIVLMIGLCAIWGFQQVAIKSTNATLPPVFQAGLRSAIAAVLVWGWARSRGTPLFRDDGTLGAGLLAGVLFAAEFVCIFLGLTLTSASRMAVFLYTAPCFTALGLHWFVDGERMRRIQWLGILVAFAGMALAFADGFLHGHAAQGSMLAGVAGDALGVLAGVTWAATTVVVRATRLAQSSASKTLFYQLAVSAVVLIALALGLGQARVETVTPLAVMSLAYQAVIVAFVSYLVWFWLLTRYTASRLSVFSFLTPLFGVSFGVLLLGESFSLRFLMAAGLVLTGIALVNAPAKRRAA; encoded by the coding sequence ATGAGCACCACCGCCCTGCCCGCGCGCCGCGCCCCGGATAGCTTCGCCATCGTTCTGATGATCGGGCTGTGCGCGATCTGGGGGTTCCAGCAGGTTGCGATCAAAAGCACCAATGCGACGCTGCCGCCGGTGTTTCAGGCGGGCCTGCGCTCGGCAATCGCGGCCGTACTGGTATGGGGCTGGGCGCGCTCGCGCGGCACGCCCCTCTTTCGCGACGACGGCACGCTGGGAGCGGGCTTGCTCGCGGGCGTACTGTTCGCGGCGGAATTCGTGTGCATTTTTCTCGGCCTGACGCTGACCAGCGCTTCGCGCATGGCGGTCTTTCTGTACACCGCGCCGTGCTTCACCGCGCTCGGGCTGCACTGGTTCGTCGACGGCGAGCGGATGCGGCGCATTCAGTGGCTCGGCATCCTGGTGGCGTTTGCGGGGATGGCGCTGGCGTTCGCCGACGGCTTCCTGCACGGCCATGCGGCGCAGGGGTCGATGCTGGCAGGTGTGGCCGGCGACGCGCTCGGCGTGCTGGCCGGCGTTACGTGGGCGGCGACCACCGTGGTGGTGCGCGCCACGCGCCTCGCCCAATCGAGCGCCAGCAAGACGCTGTTCTATCAATTGGCGGTGTCGGCGGTAGTGCTGATCGCGCTCGCGCTGGGGCTGGGCCAGGCACGCGTGGAAACCGTCACGCCGCTGGCGGTGATGAGCCTTGCGTATCAGGCGGTGATCGTGGCGTTCGTCAGCTATCTGGTGTGGTTCTGGCTGCTGACGCGTTACACCGCGTCGCGCCTGTCGGTGTTCTCGTTCCTGACGCCGTTGTTCGGCGTGAGCTTCGGCGTGTTGTTGCTCGGCGAGTCGTTCAGTCTGCGCTTTTTGATGGCCGCGGGGCTGGTGCTGACCGGCATCGCGCTGGTCAATGCACCGGCGAAGCGTCGGGCCGCCTAG